One window of the Eucalyptus grandis isolate ANBG69807.140 chromosome 6, ASM1654582v1, whole genome shotgun sequence genome contains the following:
- the LOC104448979 gene encoding glucose-induced degradation protein 8 homolog codes for MDVDPRQYEQVTINEDDIHSVVLSYLVHNCFKETVESLTTCTGMKQPASCCEDMEKRKRIFHFAAEGNALKAIDLTEELAPDLLKENTDLHFNLLTLHFVELVCSKSCTEALEFAQSKLAPFGKEYVKKLEDFMALLAYEEPEKSPMFHLVSPDYRQSVADSLNRAILANANQPSHSTLERLIKQIVVVRQLLSQEHGKDTFLPFSLRDFLKS; via the exons ACTATTAATGAGGATGACATACACAGTGTTGTTCTTTCATATCTTGTGCATAATTGCTTCAAAGAAACTGTCGAATCTCTCACCACCTGTACGGGGATGAAGCAGCCAGCTAGTTGTTGCGAGgacatggaaaaaagaaaaa GAATTTTTCACTTTGCTGCGGAGGGTAATGCTCTCAAGGCCATCGATCTGACTGAGGAGCTGGCTCCTGACTTGTTGAAGGAAAATACGGACTTGCATTTCAATCTTCTAACCCTTCATTTTGTCGAGCTTGTCTGCTCCAAGAGCTG CACAGAAGCTCTTGAGTTTGCTCAGTCCAAATTGGCTCCTTTCGGGAAGGAATATGTTAAAAAGCTAGAA GACTTCATGGCTTTGCTCGCTTATGAGGAGCCTGAAAAATCACCAATGTTTCATCTTGTCAGCCCGGACTACAGGCAGTCTGTTGCTGATAGCTTGAATCGAGCAATCCTTG CAAATGCAAACCAGCCAAGTCACTCCACACTGGAAAGGCTGATAAAACAGATTGTGGTTGTTAGACAACTTTTAAGTCAAGAGCATGGCAAG GATACCTTTCTACCATTTTCTTTGAGGGATTTTTTGAAGAGCTAG